A stretch of the Nerophis ophidion isolate RoL-2023_Sa linkage group LG29, RoL_Noph_v1.0, whole genome shotgun sequence genome encodes the following:
- the LOC133545892 gene encoding immunoglobulin gamma-1 heavy chain-like isoform X1, whose amino-acid sequence MWIVLHLLLLLQSGECAVAYTFSTKTVGPGQSVSLTCTVGSTTNVQYVFWIRFVSGISPEVLKSTSFHSSGPLTSNTGHRFTGKKEQETIVLQISQVEKSDTAIYYCFRVRLDQLVILKGTFLQVTEPEPSVSVVSEVRPGPPVKLQCSVLSHSGNDICQDGHKVSWFRTGPESVHPSFVYGECKIKDNSTQKCVHTFKKNINSSDAGTYLCAVVTCGRIFMGNPTKVNIEDSSSCDSYKIKNSSSCDSYKYVIFVLSAALALGFFMSAFLINKIRTNNCFCCKAGPQTLDETFSRSQQRDEDSLVYSMPTFVSRKTGRSRQTNTRAAEEFSTYTDVCLHDSILTTQN is encoded by the exons ATGTGGATCGTGCTTCATCTGCTGCTCCTGCTCCAAAGTGGAG AATGTGCAGTTGCTTACACTTTTTCCACTAAGACTGTTGGACCTGGACAAAGTGTCTCTCTGACATGTACCGTGGGGTCAACTACGAATGTCCAATACGTATTTTGGATCCGATTTGTTTCTGGAATCTCTCCTGAAGTTTTGAAGTCAACATCATTTCACAGTTCAGGCCCTTTAACATCAAATACTGGACATCGCTTCACGGGCAAAAAGGAACAAGAGACAATTGTTTTGCAAATAAGTCAAGTAGAGAAAAGTGATACGGCGATCTACTACTGTTTCAGAGTACGATTAGATCAACTCGTGATTTTAAAAGGAACATTCCTTCAGGTCACAG AACCAGAACCCTCCGTGTCTGTTGTCTCTGAAGTCCGACCAGGACCGCCTGTGAAGTTGCAGTGCTCAGTCCTCTCCCACTCTGGGAATGACATCTGTCAGGATGGACACAAAGTGTCCTGGTTCAGAACTGGACCAGAAAGTGTCCATCCCAGCTTTGTTTATGGCGAATGCAAGATCAAAGATAATTCCACACAGAAATGTGTCCACACTTTCAAAAAGAACATCAACTCCTCTGATGCTGGAACTTACTTGTGTGCTGTGGTCACATGTGGGAGGATTTTCATGGGAAATCCAACAAAAGTCAACATTGAAG ATTCCAGCAGCTGCGATTCATACAAAATTAAGA ATTCCAGCAGCTGCGATTCATACAAGTATGTTATCTTTGTCTTGAGTGCTGCTTTGGCCTTAGGTTTCTTTATGTCAGCCTTCCTCATCAACAAGATCAGGACAAACAACTGTTTTTGCTgcaaag CTGGTCCACAAACACTCGATGAAACATTCAGTCGCTCCCAGCAG agaGACGAGGACTCTTTGGTTTATTCCATGCCGACCTTTGTCTCCAGGAAAACTGGCAGATCGAGGCAGACAAATACGAGGGCAGCAGAGGAATTCAGCACGTACACTGACGTGTGTCTTCATGACTCAATCCTCACCACACAAAATTAA
- the LOC133545892 gene encoding immunoglobulin gamma-1 heavy chain-like isoform X2 has protein sequence MWIVLHLLLLLQSGECAVAYTFSTKTVGPGQSVSLTCTVGSTTNVQYVFWIRFVSGISPEVLKSTSFHSSGPLTSNTGHRFTGKKEQETIVLQISQVEKSDTAIYYCFRVRLDQLVILKGTFLQVTEPEPSVSVVSEVRPGPPVKLQCSVLSHSGNDICQDGHKVSWFRTGPESVHPSFVYGECKIKDNSTQKCVHTFKKNINSSDAGTYLCAVVTCGRIFMGNPTKVNIEDSSSCDSYKIKNSSSCDSYKYVIFVLSAALALGFFMSAFLINKIRTNNCFCCKAGPQTLDETFSRSQQENWQIEADKYEGSRGIQHVH, from the exons ATGTGGATCGTGCTTCATCTGCTGCTCCTGCTCCAAAGTGGAG AATGTGCAGTTGCTTACACTTTTTCCACTAAGACTGTTGGACCTGGACAAAGTGTCTCTCTGACATGTACCGTGGGGTCAACTACGAATGTCCAATACGTATTTTGGATCCGATTTGTTTCTGGAATCTCTCCTGAAGTTTTGAAGTCAACATCATTTCACAGTTCAGGCCCTTTAACATCAAATACTGGACATCGCTTCACGGGCAAAAAGGAACAAGAGACAATTGTTTTGCAAATAAGTCAAGTAGAGAAAAGTGATACGGCGATCTACTACTGTTTCAGAGTACGATTAGATCAACTCGTGATTTTAAAAGGAACATTCCTTCAGGTCACAG AACCAGAACCCTCCGTGTCTGTTGTCTCTGAAGTCCGACCAGGACCGCCTGTGAAGTTGCAGTGCTCAGTCCTCTCCCACTCTGGGAATGACATCTGTCAGGATGGACACAAAGTGTCCTGGTTCAGAACTGGACCAGAAAGTGTCCATCCCAGCTTTGTTTATGGCGAATGCAAGATCAAAGATAATTCCACACAGAAATGTGTCCACACTTTCAAAAAGAACATCAACTCCTCTGATGCTGGAACTTACTTGTGTGCTGTGGTCACATGTGGGAGGATTTTCATGGGAAATCCAACAAAAGTCAACATTGAAG ATTCCAGCAGCTGCGATTCATACAAAATTAAGA ATTCCAGCAGCTGCGATTCATACAAGTATGTTATCTTTGTCTTGAGTGCTGCTTTGGCCTTAGGTTTCTTTATGTCAGCCTTCCTCATCAACAAGATCAGGACAAACAACTGTTTTTGCTgcaaag CTGGTCCACAAACACTCGATGAAACATTCAGTCGCTCCCAGCAG GAAAACTGGCAGATCGAGGCAGACAAATACGAGGGCAGCAGAGGAATTCAGCACGTACACTGA
- the LOC133545879 gene encoding uncharacterized protein LOC133545879, whose translation MWIVLHLLLLLQSGASTGAYNFSTQTVGPGQSVSLACSYKDITVGNYLIWMRFVSGIFPEILYATLSHDSSPVNQGTSTTAHRITAKKEQGTFLLQISQVEKSDTAIYYCLKVDLGQLSFLKGTFLQVTEPEPSVSVVSEVQPGPPVKLQCSVLSHSGNDICQDGHKVSWFRTGPESVHPSFVYTHDECKEIKDNSTQKCVHTFSKNVNSSDAGTYLCAVVTCGRIFMGNPIKVINEDSSSNSSKYVIFVLSAALALSFIMSAFLFNKIRTKNSFCCKAGPQTLDETFSHSQQRDEDSLVYSMPTIVTRKTGRARQTNTRAAEEFSTYSGVRLQN comes from the exons ATGTGGATCGTGCTTCATCTGCTGCTCCTGCTCCAAAGTGGAG CAAGTACAGGTGCCTACAACTTTTCCACTCAGACTGTTGGACCTGGACAAAGTGTCTCTCTTGCATGTTCCTACAAGGATATCACAGTTGGGAACTACTTAATTTGGATGCGATTTGTTTCTGGAATCTTTCCTGAAATTTTATATGCAACGTTATCTCACGATTCAAGCCCAGTTAATCAAGGAACATCAACTACTGCACATCGCATCACAGCCAAAAAAGAACAAGGAACATTTCTTCTGCAAATTAGTCAAGTAGAGAAAAGTGATACGGCGATCTACTACTGTTTAAAAGTGGATTTAGGTCAACTCTCGTTTTTGAAGGGAACATTCCTTCAGGTCACAG AACCAGAGCCCTCTGTGTCTGTTGTCTCTGAAGTCCAACCAGGACCGCCTGTAAAGTTGCAGTGCTCAGTCCTCTCCCACTCTGGGAATGACATCTGTCAGGATGGACACAAAGTGTCCTGGTTCAGAACTGGACCAGAAAGTGTCCATCCCAGCTTTGTTTACACTCATGATGAATGCAAGGAGATCAAAGATAATTCCACACAGAAATGTGTCCACACTTTCTCAAAGAACGTCAACTCCTCTGATGCTGGAACTTACTTGTGTGCTGTGGTCACATGTGGGAGGATTTTCATGGGAAATCCAATAAAAGTCATCAATGAAG ATTCCAGCTCTAATTCATCCAAGTATGTTATCTTTGTCTTGAGTGCTGCTTTGGCCTTAAGTTTCATCATGTCAGCCTTCCTCTTCAACaagatcaggacaaaaaacagttTTTGCTGCAAAG CTGGTCCACAAACACTCGATGAAACATTCAGTCACTCCCAGCAG AGAGACGAGGACTCTTTGGTTTATTCCATGCCGACCATTGTCACCAGGAAAACTGGCAGAGCGAGGCAGACAAATACGAGGGCAGCAGAGGAATTCAGCACATACAGTGGCGTGCGTCTTCAAAACTAA
- the LOC133545910 gene encoding uncharacterized protein LOC133545910 — translation MLSTWSDVHLVKREEKMWIVLHLLLLLQSGECAGVYTFSTRTVGPGQSVSLTCSLGNTTNIEYLFWIRLVSGNSPENVAAMASYSSAERGTSNTGHRITVKKENGNFVLQISQLEKNDSAIYYCLTVQRYMKNMTFLTGTFLQVTEPEPSVSVVSEVQPGPPVKLQCSVLSHSGNEICQDGHKVSWFRTGPESVHPSFVYTHDECKEIKDNSTQKCVHTFSKNVNSSDAGTYLCAVVTCGRMFMGNPIQVNNTQDGCNCDSNKYVIFVLSAALALSLIMSGFLINKIRTKQGCCCKAGPQTLDETLSHVQQRDEESLVYSMPTIVSRKTCKARQTNTNAAEEFSTYADVYLCDSVLTKQN, via the exons ATGCTGTCTACATGGTCTGATGTTCACTTGGTCAAACGAGAGGAGAAAATGTGGATCGTGCTTCATCTGCTGCTCCTGCTCCAAAGTGGAG AATGTGCAGGTGTTTACACTTTTTCCACTCGGACTGTTGGACCTGGACAAAGTGTCTCTCTGACTTGTTCGTTAGGGAACACTACGAATATCGAATACCTATTTTGGATCCGACTTGTTTCTGGAAATTCTCCTGAAAATGTAGCTGCAATGGCATCTTACAGCTCTGCTGAACGTGGAACATCAAATACTGGACATCGCATCACAGTTAAAAAAGAAAATGGAAACTTTGTTCTGCAAATTAGTCAATTAGAGAAAAATGATTCGGCGATCTACTACTGTTTAACTGTACAACGATATATGAAAAACATGACGTTTCTGACAGGAACATTCCTTCAGGTCACAG AACCAGAACCCTCCGTGTCTGTTGTCTCTGAAGTCCAACCAGGACCGCCTGTGAAGTTGCAGTGCTCAGTCCTCTCCCACTCTGGGAATGAAATCTGTCAGGATGGACACAAAGTGTCCTGGTTCAGAACTGGACCAGAAAGTGTCCATCCCAGCTTTGTTTACACTCATGACGAATGCAAGGAGATCAAAGATAATTCCACACAGAAATGTGTCCACACTTTCTCAAAGAACGTCAACTCCTCTGATGCTGGAACTTACTTGTGTGCTGTGGTCACATGTGGGAGGATGTTCATGGGAAATCCAATACAAGTCAACAACACCCAAG ATGGCTGCAACTGTGATTCAAACAAGTATGTTATCTTTGTCTTGAGTGCGGCTTTGGCCTTAAGTTTAATCATGTCAGGTTTCCTCATCAACAAGATCAGGACAAAACAAGGTTGTTGCTGCAAAG CTGGTCCACAAACACTCGATGAAACCCTCAGTCACGTCCAGCAG AGAGACGAAGAATCTTTGGTGTATTCCATGCCGACCATTGTCTCCAGGAAAACTTGCAAGGCGAGGCAGACAAATACGAATGCAGCAGAGGAATTCAGCACGTACGCCGATGTCTATCTTTGTGACTCAGTTCTCACGAAACAAAATTAA